In Actinomadura luteofluorescens, the sequence CAACGTGAAGAACGGAGATGACCATGCCCAGCAGCGTGGAATCCAGAACGGAACTGAGCACGGCCGAGGTGACGGAGTTCGCCGAGGGCGGCTACCGGTATCTCCCGGCGGTCTTTCAGTACTCGGGCGGTGTGGCCGCATCGCCGGGATTCGCGATCGAGCGCGTCCGCTTTCGGCGGCCCCTTCCCCTCGCGCAGGGACTCACGGTGGTCGAGACCTATCTGGAGGGGATCGGCCGCCCCACGACGGCGTTCTGCGCGTGCCAACTCCGGTCGCCGTCCCAGTTCAGTGACCAGCAGTTCGCCGACTTCAACCGGAACTACGTCCGAACCCTGGAGCGCTGGGGGGTCTACCGCGACGGGGCCAACCCGGTCGCCCGCACGAACGTCTGCCCCACGGCGGAGAGGCCCGCGACGCCTGTGCTGCATTCGTTCTCCTACACGGTGCCGACGGAGGGCGAGAGCCGGACATTCGTGATCGCGGGTGGTGCCGAGGCTCCGGAAAGAGGCGAAGACTACCGGGACGCCATCGTCCGGCTGGGGGACACCTCCCTCGACGGGATGCGCGAAAAGATGCGCTACGTCAGGGAGGAGCAGGAGCGGCGCCTCGAAGCGCTCGGTTTCTCGTGGCGGGACGCGCGCGTCGTACAGGCATATTCACGCCACGACTTCGGCCCGCTGGTGTACAGCGAACTGCTCGGTCGCGGAGTGGGCGTGCACGGTCTGACCTTGTACTCGGCCAGCCCTCCCGTCGCGGACTGCGAATACGAAATGGACGCGAGCACGGTTCTGCGCGAAGTGCTGCTGTAGCCGGCGTCCCCGGCGAACACCGAATCCACCCGCGATCGATGCGGCAGAGAGCAAGGAACTGTGTTATGCGGCTCGCCACGTTCATCAATCCGTCCGGCCGGGAATGCTACGGCGTCGTCACCCCGGCCGGGATCATCGACCTCAAAAGACGGTTGGGCGGGGGGTATCCCGACCTCAGGTCGCTGATCGCGAAGAACGGCCTCGACCAGGTGCGGCGGCACCTCGCCGACCTGCCCGACCACTCTGAATCGGAAGTGACCTGGCTTCCGGTGATCCCGAATCCAGACAAGATCATATGCATCGGGCTCAACTACGAGGACCACCGCATCGAGGCCGGTCTGGAGAGCACGGAGCACCCCGCGCTGTTCTTGCGCACCGCGGCGTCCCAGACGGGGCACAGAGCGCCGATCGTGCGTCCGCGGGAGTCCGGCACCCTCGACTACGAGGCCGAGATCGCGGTGATCATCGGGAGGCCGGGGCGCCGGATCCCGCAGGCGACGGCCTGGAACCACATCGCCGGATACAGCTGCTACAACGACGGTTCGATACGCGAGTGGCAGAGGCATACGCGGCAGTACACGGCGGGCAAGAACTTCTCACAGACCGGCGGCTTCGGTCCGTGGATGACGACATCGGACGAGATACCGCCGGGGACGGTCCTGGGCCTCTCGTGCCGGCTCAACGGCGAGGTCGTGCAGCAGTCCAGCACCGATCAAATGATCTTCTCGATCCCCCGGCTCATCGAATACGTCTCGACCATGACCCCCCTGGCGCCCGGCGATGTGATCGTCACGGGCACGCCGGCCGGGGTGGGGGCGCGGCGGACCCCGCCGATCTGGATGAAGCCCGGCGACAAGGTCGAGGTCGAGGTCGAGAGGGTCGGCGTCCTGGAGAACGTGATCGTCGATGACTGACGGCCTGCCCTCCCGGTCGCCAGTCCACATCAAGGGGAGTTGAAATGACACGCCAGCAGGTGCACACCGACGATCTGAGCCGTCCGAGCGGCCACTTCTCTCAGGCCATCGTGAGGGAGGCGCGGGGGAGGCTCGTCTTCGTCTCGGGCATGACGGCACGCGGAGCGGACGGGGCGGTCGTCGCCCCCGGCGACATCGAGGCGCAGACGCGGCAGGTCTGCGACAACCTGGTCCGGGCCATGGAGGCGGCGGGCGGGAGCCTGGACGACATCGTCCGGGTCGACGTCTACGTGCGGAACATGGAGCACTTCGAGCAGATTCACAAGGTGCGCCGCGAGTACTTCGGCAGCCCTCCGCCGGCGTCCACCCTCGTGGAGGTCACCAAGATGGTGTCGCCGGAGATGCTCATCGAGATCAACGCGATCGCCGTCCTGGAATGAACGAGACCGAAGTGACGTGCTCCGCGCCGGCCGGTCTCGATCCGAGCTTCATCGCGATCTCGGAACTCGGGACGCTCCTGGCGGAGCGCCGTGTCTCGCCGACGGAACTCTGCCGGTCGCTTCTTCGGCGATGCGAGCGCGTTGAACCCCGGCTCAACGCCTTCATCTCGCTGCCGGCCGACCGGATCATGGCCGATGCCCTCGCCGCGGAGCGGGAACTGGCCGACGGACGAAACCGCGGGCCACTGCACGGCATCCCCGTCGCGGTGAAGGACTCGCTGTGGACGCGAGGCGAACGGACGACCTCGGGTGCGCTGGCCCTGGAGGACTTCGTCCCCGACCACGACGCGACCGCCGTGGCCCGCCTCAGAGCCGCGGGCGCGATCATCTTCGGTAAGACGAACCTGCCGGAACTCGGCTACGGCCCCGTGGACGAATACCACTTCGGCCCGACCCGCAATCCGTGGGATCCGCAAAGGTTCTCGGGCGGTTCCAGCATGGGCTCCGGGGCCGCCGTGGCGGCGGGCATGGTACCCGGCGCGCTTGGCACGGACACGACCGGCTCGATCCGCAACCCTGCGGCCTGGTCCGGCGTCGTCGGGCTCAAGCCGACGTACGGCCTGGTGCCCCTGCGCGGAGTGACGCCGCTGGCGGCCTCGCTCGACCACATCGGCCCGATCGCCCGCTCCGCCGAGGACTGCGCTCTGCTCCTTGACGTGATCGCGGGCCACGACCCGCAGGATCCCACGTCCGCGATCAGAGGGCGCGTCCCCGACTATGCGAGCGCGCTGGACGGGTCGGTGCGCAACCTCCGGATCGGCGTTCTTCGTGACCTCTGGGCGCCGCTGCCCCCTGACATGGCGCGAGCCATGGATCGCGGCCTGCTGGTTGTGACGACGCTCTGCGAACGCATCGGCGACGTCGCCGTGGCCACGTGGGACTCGGCGGCCGAGGCCGGTCCCGTGCTGGTGTGCTGCGAGGCCGCGGCCCACCACAGGGCACTGCTCGAAGAACACGGCGCGGAACTTCTCCCTCAGGTACGGGAACGGCTGCTGGTCGGCCTGGACACCCCGGCGACCGATTACGTCGAGGCCCAGTGGACCGCGGGAGAAGTCCGACGCGAACTCAACATGCTGTTCGAGGAAATCGACGTCCTGGTGTTGCCGTCCCGTGAGAGCACCGCTCCGCGCATGGACCCTACTGGCCATCGCCTGGACTCCGACAAGGGGCCCAGGTATTCGGCACCCGCCGACATCGCCGGATTGCCTGCCATCACAATCCCATGCGGATTCGATGACAATGGCCTTCCCATCGGACTTCAGTTGATCGGGCGTGCCTGGGGTGAACGGTCCCTGTTGGCACTGGCCTATCAATTTCAGCGAGAAACTGATTGGCATCGCAAGCATCCAGGGCTTCACTGATAAAGAAATTCATTAACCAACAACACCCATCACGCAAGGGAGTGAATTCATGTCGCAGGAGCAGATGGCAAAGCCGATCGTGGTACTTCGGGAGGACGGGGTGCGTTACAAGCAGGGACCGTCCTTGTTCAAAGCGACCGGTGCGCAGACCGGCGGGCGGTTCGACTTCTTCGAAATGGAGATCGAATACCTGACCGGGCCAGGGCTCCACTGGCACGCGAACCAGGAGGACACCTTCTACGTCCTCGAAGGCGTGCTGACCGTCCAGACCGGCGAAACGCTTCACGAACTCGGCCCCGGAGACTTCATCAGCATCCCGCCGGGAGTGCCGCACACCTTCGACAACACGCGCAAGGACCAGCGCGCCGTCAAAGTGATCAACCTGATGACGCCCGGTGGGTACGACGGGCTCTTCGCCGAGAACGAGCATCTCCCGAAGGATGCCGATCCCGCCGAGGTCGACCGCATCAACGCCAAGTACGAAGTCACCTACGTCGGCCCGAGTCTGGGGGAGAGCCTCGGCCTGACCTGACCAGCGAATCGTCGGCCTCTGATCGGAGACTGTTGTGAGTGGAATGCTTTCCGGCATCACCGTGATCGACGTGAGCCGCGCCCTCGCCGGCCCGCACGCCGCGATGATGCTGGCGGATCTGGGCGCCCGGGTGATCAAGGTCGAGTCGCCGGAGGGTGACGACAGCAGAGGCTGGGGACCGCCGTTCATCCTTGATGCTGACCAACGTGAATCGACCTACTTCCTGTCGTGCAACCGCAACAAGGAATCCGTAACCGCCGACCTCAAAACCGCAGAGGGCCGACTGCTCCTGGAGCGCCTGGTGAGGCGCGCGGACGTCCTGTGCGAGAACTTTCGGCCGGGTGTGCTCGGCAGACTGGGGTTCTCGGCCGAGCGTCTCCGGGAGCTGAACCCGGGTCTCATCACTCTGTCGATCACCGGGTTCGGCCACGACGGACCGGAAGGGGGGCGTGCGGGTTACGACCAGATCGCGCAGGGCGAAGCGGGGCTCATGAGCGTGACCGGCCCTGAAGCCGCCGTGCCGACGAAGGCCGGTGTCCCCATCGCCGACGTTCTCGCCGGCATGTACGGTGCCTTCGGCGTCCTCGCGGCGCTGCACGAACGCGCAGCTACCGGCCGGGGGCGGGTCGTGCGCACCAGCCTGCTCGCGGCGATCGTCGGGGTCTTCGCCTTCCAGGGAACCCGCCACACGGTGGCGGGGGAGGTGCCGACCGCCACAGGCAACCACCATCCGGCGATCGCCCCGTATGGGTTGTTCGAGACCGCGGACGAACCGATCCAGGTGGCCGTCGGCAGCGAGCCCCTGTGGCGGCGGTTCGCTCCGATCGTTGGCCTTGACCCGGCTCACCCCCGCTTCGCAGCCAATCCAGACCGGGTGGCCAATCGTCAGGAGCTCCAAGCGGAGATCGAGCGCGCGTTCTCCTCCGCGTCCGCGGAGCGTTGGCTGGCATTGCTGGACGGCGCCGGAGTCCCTGCCGGCCGGGTCCGCAATCTCAAGGAGGTGTTCGCCTGGGAGCAGACCCTCTCCCAGGGACTGCTCATCGACGTCCACCATCCGTCGGCAGGGCTTCTCCGGTTGCCGGGACCACCGCTGCGGTTCGACGACCAGGCATACGCCGGTGCGCGTGAACACCACCTGCCTCCACCGCGACTCGGCCAGCACAACGACAGCGTGCGCGCATGGCTGGATGGCCTGGAACAAGCCACCAGGCAGGAGGACCTTCGTGGCCGTTGACGCGGAGCCGCCCGGCGTGAGGCGGCTGATCGCTCTCATAGTGGACGAGGGGTCGTTCCAGACCTGGGATGCCCCGGTGCGCGCACTGCACCACCTCCCGGAGTCCTACGCCGCCCAGCTCGCCGCCGCCCAGAGGCGCACGGGCATGGACGAGTCGGTGATCACCGGCGCCGGACGGGTGCGTGGCCACCGGGTCGCCCTCCTCGCCTGCGAATTCTCCTTCCTGGCCGGATCCATTGGCGTGTCGTCGGCCGAACGCCTTGTGGCCGCGATCGAACGGGCCACCGCCGAGCGGCTGCCACTGGTGGCCGCACCGGTCTCGGGCGGGACGCGCATGCAGGAGGGCACGCCGGCCTTCGTGCAAATGGTGAAGATCGCGGCCGCGGTCGCCGAGCACAAGGCCGCCGGGCTGCCCTACCTGGTCTATCTGCGCCACCCGACCACCGGCGGTGTCTTCGCGTCCTGGGGGTCGCAGGGCCATGTCACCCTTGCCGAGCCGGGGGCACTTCTGGGCTTTTTGGGCCCACGCGTATACGAGGGCCTGCGCGGCCGGCCGTTCCCTGCCGGCGTTCAGGTGGCGGAGAACCTGTTCGACCACGGTCTTGTGGACGCCGTGGTCGAACCGGCGGAGCTGGCCGATGTCCTGGGACGCGCCTTGACGGTGCTCTGCGGTGATCGCGACCACCCGGACCCCCCAGAACCCGTTGAGGAGACCGTCCGATCTCATGACGCGACAGTCTGGGACTCCGTCGTGAGGTCGCGCAGGCCCGCGCGTCCCGGCGTCCTGGATCTGCTGCAACACGCGACCGGCGAGCTGCTGCCGCTCAACGGCACGGGCCGTGGCGAGGCCGATCCCGGGATGCTTCTGGCGCTCGCCCGATTCGGGCGGACGCCCTGCGTTCTGGTGGGACAGGACCGACACCGGCAGCTCGAGCGTTCTCTGGGGCCGGGAGCGCTGCGAACCGCGCGCCGAGGGCTGAGGTTGGCCGACGAACTCGATCTGCCCCTTGTGGCGGTCATTGACACCCCGGGAGCGGACCTGTCGGCGAAGGCGGAGGAGGGAGGGCTCGCCCAGGAGATCGCTGGTTGCCTCACGGACATGGTCACCCTGCGCTCCCCATCGCTGGCCCTGCTGCTGGGACAGGGCGCGGGCGGCGCCGCGCTCGCGCTCCTGGCGGCCGATCGCATCGTCGCGGCCCAGCACGCCTGGCTGGCGCCGCTGCCGCCGGAGGGAGCAAGCGTCCTCGTGCACCGAACATCCCGGCGCGGACCGGAGATGGCACGATCCCAGAGCATCGGCGCCGGCGCCCTTCTCATGCACGGGATCGTCGACCGCGTCGTGCCCGAACTGCCGGACGCGACCGACGAGCCCGAGGAGTTCTGCCGGCGGACCGGAGCCGCGATCCGCGAAGAGTTGGCCTTGCTCCTCGCGAAGACTCGATCGGAGCGCCTCCGGGAACGCCGCACCAGGTACCGGACCCTTGGCGTCGCCGGCACCCCTGTGTAGGTGTCCGGCGACACCTGAAGGTCTAGGCCGACTCCTCGAAGATCCGAAGCCGGTGCGCCATGGCTGCGGCTTCGCCCCTGTTCGCGGCGTCCATCTTGGTCAGGATCCTGGAGACGTGCACGCTTGCCGTCTTGGTGGAGATGAACAGCTCGTTGGCGATCTGCCGGTTGGTCCGTCCCAGCGTGACGAGCCGCAGTACCTCGCTCTCCCGCGCGGTCAGGCCGAGTTTCGAGCCGACGGTCTCCGACTCCTCGTCACCGGCGGGCTCGGCCAGCGACAGCTGCGCCCGGTTCGCCAATGATTCCACCGCCCCTAGTAGGCGCTGGGAGCCCAGGCTCCCGGCGATGTCGGCCGCTCGCCGCAACTGCTCTGCGGCGGCCGCCCGGCTGCTCCTGGCGAGAAGGCCCTCAGCCGAGTGGAGCAGAGCCCACGCCAGCGGGTACGGCTGGGGGGCGAGCTCCCACGCCCCGAGTTCCTCTTCTCTGGCCCGCCATCTGTCCGACGTGGGCGCCAGGGAAGCGGTGATCGCGGCGCACCACGCGCGGTCGGCATCGCTTCTGATCGGCGTGTCCGCCACCGTCCCCTTCAGGGTCTTCAAGGCGCCGTCGCGCGGCTGCGGGTGCAGCCGTGCGGGTAGCAGCCTCGCCCGGACGTCGGCCTCGGCGAGCGCCCGTGCTCCTACGGCGAGCATCGGCCACGCGCGGCTCGGCGACAGGTGGGCCGGGTACGCTTCGAGCGCGTCGAGGACCGTGTTGAGGGCGGAGCCTGCCTCTCCCTGCTGCAGCAGAACGGTGGCCTCGAAGGTCGCCTGTCGGAACTGGTTCGCCGGGGTTTCGAACTTCCCGTCGAACAGACCGCGGATCTCGGCGAGCAGGCGGGCAGCCGACTCGGTATTCCCGCGGGCGGCAAGGATCTGCCCCTGGACGGCCAGAAGTGTGGCGCGGTACGCCCGCGGAGGCTCGAGGTCGAGGGCGTGGGAGAGAACTTCGACCGCCTCGTCCCACATGCCGGACGAGAGGAGCGCCTCGGACAGGCACGCCGCGACACGGACTCCGAGCGTTCGGGCGAGCCCGACCTCGGCCGCTCGCCGCACGCCGACCCGGCCGGTCTCTGCCGCCGCCGCGTGATGTCCGAGATCTTCAAGGACCGAGGTCTCATTGATGTAGGCCGTGATGACGAGCGTGGGCGCCCCGATCCGGTCGGCCAGTTCGCGTGCGGCAGCGAAGTCGGCTCTCGACGCCTCGAGGTCGTCCTCGGCGACCAGCCCCGCGAGCGTGATGCCCGCGTTCGCCTCACTGTAGGCGTCGGCGGTCTCGTGGGCCAGCTTCAACGCCTGCTCTGAGAGATCGCGTGCTTCCCTTGTCTCGCCTTCGGCCCAGAGGCGCTGTGCGAGATGGCTAAGGAGGCGGGTCCGCAAGGGACTCGGAGGTGACTCGGGCAGGAGGCGCAACGCCGCCTCCAACTCGCTCGTCACACCGGCGACGCCGAGCCGCGATCGGATACGTGCTCGCCGTTCGAGAATCTGTGCCTCCAGACGGGTGTCACCCTCCGCCCTGGCTGCGTCGAGCGCGTCCGCTGCGAGCGACATGCCGAGGTCGATGTAACCGCTGTCGTCTGCGGCTTCGACGATGTCGCGCAGCACATCACCCCTGCTGACGCCGATGATCTTCGATGGGTCGTCGACCAGCTGCCAGAGTTCAAGGACGCGCTGGAGCATCCGGAGGCGTTCGGGGTGGGCGAGCAGATCTCTGCCGTCCCGTGCGGCCTGCCAAGTCGCGGCCAGGGCGGGCACCGGCTCCCCGGCGGCCGCCCAGTGGCGGGCCACCTCCCCTGGAGCGTGGCACAGCACTGGCGGCGCCAGTGATGGATCTCGTTCGATCGCCTCGGCAAAGCGGCGGTGGAGACGCCTGCGTTCCCCGGGGAGGAGGAGCCCCTCGTAGACGGCCTCGACGATGAGCGTGTGCCTGAAGCGGTATCCGTCATGATCTGTGGCCAGGATCCGCTGGTGCACTGCGGGCCGGAGTGCTTCCTCAAGATCGTCTTCTGAGAGCTCCGACACCGCGCTCAGGACGTTGTGCCCGACCTCTGCGCCGCCGACGGCGGCGACACGGAGGACGCGCTGAGTGGGCGCGGGAAGCCGCTCGACCGGAGCGATGAGCAGGTCGCGGATCTGCCCTCCGGGAAGCTCCCCCGGCGAACACTGCAGCAGGGCCTCTACGAACAACGGATTTCCGCAACTGCGGCGCATGATGTTGTCGAGTAGCGCCTCTTCGGGGCGACGTCCCAGCAAGGCCGCGGCCTGAAGGGCTACGGCCGCGCGTGGCAGCCCCTCCAGCTCGATCTGGAGGACGTGGTCGCGCTGCCGCAGTCCGGCCAACGGCCCCCGCAGCGGGTGGCCATGGGGAAGGTTCCGATACGTGATGATCGTGAGGAGGGGCGACTCGGGCGCGTTACTGACGACGTAGGAGAGTAGATCCCAGGTGGACTGGTCGGCCCAGTGCACATCCTCGACCATCAGCACCACCGGCTTCTCCCGTGCCAGCTTCTCCAGGAGAGTGAGGAATGCGTCGAACATCCGTGCCCGAGTGCCCTCGTACGGTGGCAGTGGCTCGGCGAAATCGGGCAGCAGCCAGGCCAGGGCGTTGACGACGGCCGTGGTGAGACCGGACCGTAGCGTGTCCAGACCGACCTGCCGGACCAGCGACCGAAGCAGACCGACGAAGGGCGCGTAGGACGGTGCGTCGCCGAGATCGAGGCATCCGCCGACCAGGAAGGTCGCGTTCGGGGCCGTTTGCTGGAACCGGCGGAGCAGCGCCGACTTGCCGATCCCAGGTTCGCCCGTGACGAACACCGCTCGTGGCACGCCCCGGCGGGCCTCCGCATACGCCTCTTCCAGGACCCCGACCGCCTCGCGACGCCCGACGAACGGAGGAAGGCACTCTTGGTCGGTTTTGCTGACCTTCATCGCGGCTCACTTCTAAGTCGGGCGCAGAGCATGTGGTCCCACCCGCGTTTGCTCCCGGCCGCCTCCAGCCCCCTCGCGGTGCTCCGATCTAGTTCCGTCGCACGGCTCAAAGCCCGTCGATTGCCTCGATCGCTACGCGAACTATGCTATACCGCTGTTTTCGCCCAGGCCATGTTGACCAAACGTTCTCTGGCTGAGGCCGGACCGAGGTCCAGGCTGCCGACCTGTGGCGCCAATCGGTCTCACCGTCTCGGACGCGTCGGAGTTAGGGCGCGTCTCGAGTGCTGGTCAGCCAGTCGTCGATGCAGCGATGTGGAGGGCTGCCTGGTGGCAGACGGCAAGCTCGTTGTATCGGGTGGCCGCGGTGCGGTGGCGCTTGAGGAGGTTGATACCGCATTCCACGGCGTCCCGCCCCGGCCGCTCAGCAGTCTGCGGTGTGGCTGACCTGGTCGGCAGGCTACGGAATCGTCGCACCGATCCCGCGCCGGCACAGGTAGGCACAGTTGGCGCGAGAGGAGTATGCCTTGTCGGCCCGTACTCGCGTTGGCCGGTCCGACTTGACGTATAGACAACGACGTCAGGGGCGCATCCGCTCGTACAGTTCTTGGTCGTGCGCGAAGCGGCGGGCAGGCTCTCCTGAACTCGGAATAACCAGGGGAGACTGAGTGCGCTTAACAGTGCCCTAACCACTTACCGGTCGTGTTCCATTCTGTCGGCAGTTACCCGAGTACGTATCCATCGAGCATTCTAGCCGCGAGGAGCAGGCTTTCTGGTCGGTTACTTAATCGTGTAGACCAGGCTCACGAGGCCGTCGGGGAGTTGCTTCACCCTCTGCAGGTCGAGTGAGTGCCGGTGTTCTATCGTGGCAAAGAGCGCCTTCGCCTCACCGGCAATGAGCGGATAGATGATGAGGCGGAGCTCGTCCAGCAGCCCCGCGTCCAAGAGGCTCGCGGTGAGGCGCGCACCGCCCATCAGGTAGATGTCCTTTCCGGGCTGCCGTTTGAGGTTGGCGATGTCGTCGGTTCCGCCGATGAAGCGGGTCTGCTTCCACTCGGAAGTGGTGACGGTACTCGACATCACGTAGTGCGGGGTCTCTGCAGCGAAGCGAGACCATTCGAGCTCGGCCGGCGTGGGATTTACACCGGTTAGCGGGTGAGGCTGGTCTGGCTGGTTCTCGATCGCGGTCCAGTACTGCTCATAGCCGGGATACATGCCGCCCCCGATCACGACCGCATCGATTTGCGGTGTCAGGCCGTAGTCTTCC encodes:
- the cnbZ gene encoding 2-amino-5-chloromuconate deaminase CnbZ — encoded protein: MPSSVESRTELSTAEVTEFAEGGYRYLPAVFQYSGGVAASPGFAIERVRFRRPLPLAQGLTVVETYLEGIGRPTTAFCACQLRSPSQFSDQQFADFNRNYVRTLERWGVYRDGANPVARTNVCPTAERPATPVLHSFSYTVPTEGESRTFVIAGGAEAPERGEDYRDAIVRLGDTSLDGMREKMRYVREEQERRLEALGFSWRDARVVQAYSRHDFGPLVYSELLGRGVGVHGLTLYSASPPVADCEYEMDASTVLREVLL
- a CDS encoding fumarylacetoacetate hydrolase family protein; the protein is MRLATFINPSGRECYGVVTPAGIIDLKRRLGGGYPDLRSLIAKNGLDQVRRHLADLPDHSESEVTWLPVIPNPDKIICIGLNYEDHRIEAGLESTEHPALFLRTAASQTGHRAPIVRPRESGTLDYEAEIAVIIGRPGRRIPQATAWNHIAGYSCYNDGSIREWQRHTRQYTAGKNFSQTGGFGPWMTTSDEIPPGTVLGLSCRLNGEVVQQSSTDQMIFSIPRLIEYVSTMTPLAPGDVIVTGTPAGVGARRTPPIWMKPGDKVEVEVERVGVLENVIVDD
- a CDS encoding RidA family protein; amino-acid sequence: MTRQQVHTDDLSRPSGHFSQAIVREARGRLVFVSGMTARGADGAVVAPGDIEAQTRQVCDNLVRAMEAAGGSLDDIVRVDVYVRNMEHFEQIHKVRREYFGSPPPASTLVEVTKMVSPEMLIEINAIAVLE
- a CDS encoding amidase, coding for MNETEVTCSAPAGLDPSFIAISELGTLLAERRVSPTELCRSLLRRCERVEPRLNAFISLPADRIMADALAAERELADGRNRGPLHGIPVAVKDSLWTRGERTTSGALALEDFVPDHDATAVARLRAAGAIIFGKTNLPELGYGPVDEYHFGPTRNPWDPQRFSGGSSMGSGAAVAAGMVPGALGTDTTGSIRNPAAWSGVVGLKPTYGLVPLRGVTPLAASLDHIGPIARSAEDCALLLDVIAGHDPQDPTSAIRGRVPDYASALDGSVRNLRIGVLRDLWAPLPPDMARAMDRGLLVVTTLCERIGDVAVATWDSAAEAGPVLVCCEAAAHHRALLEEHGAELLPQVRERLLVGLDTPATDYVEAQWTAGEVRRELNMLFEEIDVLVLPSRESTAPRMDPTGHRLDSDKGPRYSAPADIAGLPAITIPCGFDDNGLPIGLQLIGRAWGERSLLALAYQFQRETDWHRKHPGLH
- a CDS encoding cupin domain-containing protein; translation: MSQEQMAKPIVVLREDGVRYKQGPSLFKATGAQTGGRFDFFEMEIEYLTGPGLHWHANQEDTFYVLEGVLTVQTGETLHELGPGDFISIPPGVPHTFDNTRKDQRAVKVINLMTPGGYDGLFAENEHLPKDADPAEVDRINAKYEVTYVGPSLGESLGLT
- a CDS encoding CaiB/BaiF CoA transferase family protein — encoded protein: MLSGITVIDVSRALAGPHAAMMLADLGARVIKVESPEGDDSRGWGPPFILDADQRESTYFLSCNRNKESVTADLKTAEGRLLLERLVRRADVLCENFRPGVLGRLGFSAERLRELNPGLITLSITGFGHDGPEGGRAGYDQIAQGEAGLMSVTGPEAAVPTKAGVPIADVLAGMYGAFGVLAALHERAATGRGRVVRTSLLAAIVGVFAFQGTRHTVAGEVPTATGNHHPAIAPYGLFETADEPIQVAVGSEPLWRRFAPIVGLDPAHPRFAANPDRVANRQELQAEIERAFSSASAERWLALLDGAGVPAGRVRNLKEVFAWEQTLSQGLLIDVHHPSAGLLRLPGPPLRFDDQAYAGAREHHLPPPRLGQHNDSVRAWLDGLEQATRQEDLRGR
- a CDS encoding carboxyl transferase domain-containing protein, whose product is MAVDAEPPGVRRLIALIVDEGSFQTWDAPVRALHHLPESYAAQLAAAQRRTGMDESVITGAGRVRGHRVALLACEFSFLAGSIGVSSAERLVAAIERATAERLPLVAAPVSGGTRMQEGTPAFVQMVKIAAAVAEHKAAGLPYLVYLRHPTTGGVFASWGSQGHVTLAEPGALLGFLGPRVYEGLRGRPFPAGVQVAENLFDHGLVDAVVEPAELADVLGRALTVLCGDRDHPDPPEPVEETVRSHDATVWDSVVRSRRPARPGVLDLLQHATGELLPLNGTGRGEADPGMLLALARFGRTPCVLVGQDRHRQLERSLGPGALRTARRGLRLADELDLPLVAVIDTPGADLSAKAEEGGLAQEIAGCLTDMVTLRSPSLALLLGQGAGGAALALLAADRIVAAQHAWLAPLPPEGASVLVHRTSRRGPEMARSQSIGAGALLMHGIVDRVVPELPDATDEPEEFCRRTGAAIREELALLLAKTRSERLRERRTRYRTLGVAGTPV
- a CDS encoding helix-turn-helix transcriptional regulator; this encodes MKVSKTDQECLPPFVGRREAVGVLEEAYAEARRGVPRAVFVTGEPGIGKSALLRRFQQTAPNATFLVGGCLDLGDAPSYAPFVGLLRSLVRQVGLDTLRSGLTTAVVNALAWLLPDFAEPLPPYEGTRARMFDAFLTLLEKLAREKPVVLMVEDVHWADQSTWDLLSYVVSNAPESPLLTIITYRNLPHGHPLRGPLAGLRQRDHVLQIELEGLPRAAVALQAAALLGRRPEEALLDNIMRRSCGNPLFVEALLQCSPGELPGGQIRDLLIAPVERLPAPTQRVLRVAAVGGAEVGHNVLSAVSELSEDDLEEALRPAVHQRILATDHDGYRFRHTLIVEAVYEGLLLPGERRRLHRRFAEAIERDPSLAPPVLCHAPGEVARHWAAAGEPVPALAATWQAARDGRDLLAHPERLRMLQRVLELWQLVDDPSKIIGVSRGDVLRDIVEAADDSGYIDLGMSLAADALDAARAEGDTRLEAQILERRARIRSRLGVAGVTSELEAALRLLPESPPSPLRTRLLSHLAQRLWAEGETREARDLSEQALKLAHETADAYSEANAGITLAGLVAEDDLEASRADFAAARELADRIGAPTLVITAYINETSVLEDLGHHAAAAETGRVGVRRAAEVGLARTLGVRVAACLSEALLSSGMWDEAVEVLSHALDLEPPRAYRATLLAVQGQILAARGNTESAARLLAEIRGLFDGKFETPANQFRQATFEATVLLQQGEAGSALNTVLDALEAYPAHLSPSRAWPMLAVGARALAEADVRARLLPARLHPQPRDGALKTLKGTVADTPIRSDADRAWCAAITASLAPTSDRWRAREEELGAWELAPQPYPLAWALLHSAEGLLARSSRAAAAEQLRRAADIAGSLGSQRLLGAVESLANRAQLSLAEPAGDEESETVGSKLGLTARESEVLRLVTLGRTNRQIANELFISTKTASVHVSRILTKMDAANRGEAAAMAHRLRIFEESA
- a CDS encoding dihydrofolate reductase family protein, with the translated sequence MRKLIAGLKVSLDSKVEGPEGFADWVSAWSEDYGLTPQIDAVVIGGGMYPGYEQYWTAIENQPDQPHPLTGVNPTPAELEWSRFAAETPHYVMSSTVTTSEWKQTRFIGGTDDIANLKRQPGKDIYLMGGARLTASLLDAGLLDELRLIIYPLIAGEAKALFATIEHRHSLDLQRVKQLPDGLVSLVYTIK